In the Populus trichocarpa isolate Nisqually-1 chromosome 1, P.trichocarpa_v4.1, whole genome shotgun sequence genome, CCAAGTCCAATTGTATTGTACTGTACCGTAACTTATTAGTTTGTGTGTTTAAGACCCcacaccctctctctctctctctctcaccaaCCTACATAATTCAATTCCAATTTGcaatctttctttgttttcaattttgtccacCATTGAATTTGACCCACTGCTCCCCCTACCACGTCGTGATTCTTAGGGTTTCTTTCTTAAGTTTCTCTCTTTGCTTGCTTGCTTTCTGGATATTCATAAGTGTTCCACCCGTACGGATTCTTCTCTCCTGTTTTAAGTCAAGCCTGCTCCCTCCCTTCCTGCCTTCTTCTGCGTTTACTTGTTCtttcccctttctttctttcttgtattgACCAAGGAAACTAGGCGGGGCTTACCCTGAATTTCTGAATTTCTATTTGTCTTTTGATCTCTTCTGTTGAGTTTCTTCTTTTTcgggtttaagtttttttcgGAGATTTGGATTTTGTAGCTTCCTTGTTTATCCAGGGATTTGAATTTTGTAGCTTCCTTGTTTATCCAGGGATTTGAATTTTGAGGTGTCTAGCTTTCCATCTGATTCTGTCCATTTTGAAGATTTTAGAATTGGATAGACAAGACTAAAAGGGTATGCTCTCTTTAATATCAGCTTTAAATCCTTATTTTTCTTGCTCTTTTGACATGATTTGAGCTAGTAGGGTTTTTTTGAACTTCGTTTTGGAGTCATGGTGATACCCTTAAACTGTGggtataatcaaaataattagaatCTAGCATATTCAAGCATAAATTTTGGAGTTGTGGGTATTGTTTTGAGGCCTTTCATGGTTTGATTCTGtggttatatcataaaattGGTATTGGGTTTCTTGAAGTAAgcttggattgatttttttttttttttaaaaaaacaatggataACTCGAAAAACAGGCAGAGTGATCATTTGGGTGTGAACAAGATAGGCAAGAACATAAAGAAGAGTCCTTTGCACCAACCCAATTTTGCTAACAATCCCAATCGGCAACAGCCTCAACCTCAGGTCTACAACATAAGCAAGAATGACTTTAGGAACATTGTTCAGCAACTAACCGGTTCCCCATCACAAGAACCCTTGCCTAGACCTCCCAATAATCCACCTAAGCCTCAAAGTATGCGGTTGCAAAAGATTAGACCGCCACCTTTAACACCTATTAATCGACCTCATGTTCCTCCTCCATTCCCAGCTCCAGCAGTGGCTCCACCTCCGGTTCCTTATCATAATGCCTTTGTAAGGCCAGGGATGCTGCCCCCGCCCAGCCAATTTGGGCTACCTTCTCCAACAATGATGCCACCATTGACACCTGGAGACTCAGGTTGGGCAAACACAGCAGAGTCTCCTATCTCGGCATACATGCGTTACCTTCAGAATTCAATTATAGACCCGGGTTCTTGGGGAAACCAAACTCAACCTCCACGACAACCCTATCCACCACTGCCACAAGGTCCAGGGCAAATTCAGCCTCAACATCAACCACCTTCTGGTGGTTTGCTTCCGAATCCACATCTGCCTCCAGTACCCACACCTGGAGCAAATGGTCCTGTCCCATATATGCCCAATCTCCCTTCCCCGCGAATGAATGGTCCTCCTCTTTTACCCTCGCCAACATCTCAATTTCTTTTGCCCTCTCCCActggttacatgagtttattGTCTCCCAGGTCACCTTACCCTCTACTTCCTCCTGGGATTCAGTTTCGTCCACTGACACCAAATTTTGCATTTTCACCAATGGCTCAGTCAGGGGTTTTAGGTCCAGGGCCTCAACCTCCACCTTCTCCAGGTTTTTTTCCGTTATCACCTTCAggttttttccccttctcaAGTCCAAGATGGAGAGATCAATAGTCCATGAGATAACATTGTTGTTTGCGGAGTTCTGTGTTTGATAAGGAGCTGGTACATTCTTAGTGGAGGCTTATATATCATTCGCAGGAACTTCAGTTGTGAAAATGCTCAAGTATACGGCTTGTGTAAGTGGTCCTCTGAAaagtttctctttgtttttgttgtcattttgttttgttgatagTTGATACTAGTTTTGCAGCTTGTGCTGAGATTAGAATCTGtaacttcaattatttttagtttcttggATAAGTGTTACTTGGGTGATGTAGCGAAGTTCAGACCCAAGTTGACTGGACACCTGAACAGGAGCTGTAACATTTAAGATTGCTGTATCATGAAAGGAGGTAGGCTTACAGGCACCAAAATTTAGCATGTAGGTTTTGTAGCAGAGAAGTCTTATGTACTTGTACTTTTTGTGGATTAAACCTTAGTTGCTTTGAAGTTCAATTCTTCTCAGATAAGGAATTCTAATGCATCaggttttagttttattttttggttctttgTTCCATATCCTATACAATGAACAATTCATGTTGTTCAACTGTTTCAATTGTTGATAATGATGTTTTGGTTGTTACCAAATGCTGGTTGTATTTCATTATCGGCTATCTTGTTGCAGCAATTAGTTTTGAATGTTCCGTCTACATCATTTTCATACCTGCTTTCCAAGAAGATAAATATGATTTGTTCTTCTGATTGTTCCTGTGTTAAGGAAACATGTGCTATCCTTAATGTTTGTGAAAGGGGTTGGAACTTTGAAGAGCACCTTCCAAGTTTTGTTTGCAATACAAGTACATCACCGATTTGTTTCATGCTGTTTAGTCTCATCAGCTTGACTTCATTATTTCCTTgtgttattattttcatatactTCGCGCTCAAAAACATTTCATGCCTAAGCATGGAAAGGTATAGGTTTTGGTGCATGTTTTCATCCTGCAATTTGCGGACAAGGTTTAAGCCACTTTTCCTCATAGACTTgacctttttaaattgtttggcCAGCATTTCTGAGTCTACCATTGTTTGATGTGGACTCCATGCCCTGTATTGCCATTTCATTATACCTTATGATTGTGATTGCATGTCAGCTTGGAACCATCCGTCTTGTGATTGCTTTTGAAACAGTGTCCATCTTGTGATTGCTTTTGAAACAGTGTTTGTTTAAAATTCGAGGGGTGAGTTTAAACAAAAGAATAGCATCTCATTGTCATGAATCGTGTCTAGTTGCTTGAAGTCTTGGTGTTGCTTGGCTATAATACTCTTTACCAATCTAGGAAGACTTGGAACAGCCCCAAGTTCAAGCTCGGTCTAAGGTGGCCAAAATGTGATATTTTAAACTTCGGAACCgaggttttgatttgattttttgaatatcTGGAAATGGTGGAAGATGGAAACTTAATGTAAAATCAAAAGTATGTTAGTGCAATAGACATCTTTTCAGAATACAGAACGGTTGATCAGAGAGAGGATCACCATTGAATTGAACTAGTTTCTGGAATAAAAAGCCCGGTTACTATTAGGATTAAAAGTCAGGTGTGTGCGCATTGAATTGATACTGGTGTTCATTTTTACTTCTACCTTTTTAATTCTTGTCCTGTTTTTGTTCTtcggtctgttttttttttggtaacccggggtgtccgggccagcttacgcgcaccacaactaattccactgaacaccctgcaagcccagtaggcaggtaagacaccgcgggggtgacaggcatACACGCTGAGGCTCGAACCCAAGTGACAGAGGCAAGGAAACCTTGCCTCTGCCGCTGGGTCACAAGTCTCGGTGCGATACATCAGACGGTAACACGCTTGTATCATTACAACTCTCTGGGGACACAATTTGAACATTTACTTTTGCATGTGTGGTTGTGGCAGGGTTGGTAATTACAAGTCCATTGGCGGGGCTAAATAGTTATCTGCAGCTTATGAATATCTAAAAGAAAGTCTCAAACATTGTTCACATCTCAGCAGCTTTGATCACTGCCTCTCCTTGCTCATATAAATCTCTCTCAATCTCTTGCAGTTGTCTTGCAGCAACATTTTTGCTTactttgttgattaatttgtgATGCCGAAACTCATTGCATGAGAGGTCAAATTCCTAGAATGTAACAGCGTTGGTTTTTCACTGCAGGATCTGATTATTTGCCTTGTACGTTAAATTTTTCAGTTGGATTTgcaacattaatattattatgctCTATTCGatacctttctttttctctttttcattgATGTATTTGATTCTTGGATTGTTAGCGTTGTCTTTCATATTTACCAAATCTAACTATAACCCTTTGAATTTAGCAAGTTGCATGCTTTCTTTCGTATGATCTTGTTAATCACTTACTTTGTATTTGTGAAAAGTTTTAGTTAATGCTTGGTCAATTTGAACAAACATACATTGATGTTGGTCTACTTTGTTAAGATACATGCATCCAGCGGTTTCCAGTAGATCTTGATGCACTCACTTCTTAAGATGCTTGCTTTAGTTATAGTTCTATGATAATTGAGAATGGTGCCACCTTcaccttgaattttctttgttggaaaGTGGAAATGGTCTACGGACATAGCCGTGTAGGATTTATTTAGGTGTGGTCAAAGTTTGTGAGTCAAAGAACTGAAATGTCAAATTTGGTTGACTTCAGAGGAGAGGAGGGTGCCTGTTTTCTCCTCTCATTTTTGGCACATTTCGATGGGGTCATAACTGGATGACGATCTCTTACATCTTTTACCTTCCTATTTTGCCCCCCCCTGTAATATAATTTGTCGATTGATGTTATCATGTTATTCCCGTCCTAAATAGAAGGGCTTAAGCTTTGCTTGGAGCTGACATTTTAATTCTGTCATGGATCCATATCCGTCtcttaggaagaaaaaaacaaataaaagatatgAGATTCAAGCGgatgagtttaaaaaataatttttatttgaaaatatattaaaataatttagccTAATTAAATCACGAGAGTTATTCCGACATAAACTTATTAACTAAgtatgttttaagaaaaaaatcaaagaaaaaaagaagaaaaaggctaAGTTCACCCTacttaacccgttaaacctatAATTcgagttatgaattttattaggttgaataattttttttattttattatatgataaaaaatataaaaattgattcacaattaatttaatatcaaatgataaaattcaataaaaatccaatattaaaagatagaattgaaaaaaaaagagtaaataaaaaaataaaatgactaataaaaaaagtcatggaCTTGTTTTAAAAAGACCTGGTACGTGGGTACGAGAGAAATCCACGTGCCTGaactaggttttattttttgttgtccatgaaacaaaaataaatttgtttccaCTACACGTCAGCAATATTTACATGCGAAAAACCATTGAGCTAAAGTTATCAACCAAACAACTAAACAAATATAGTAACCTGTTTAAATATAATCAGTTAAACCaacacatgttttttaattgtatttataattAGCTTTCAAGTTGGTCTGAGATGTTAGAAAATTAGTTAATGCACTTTTGCTTGTCACTTAACTTGGGCTAATCTCGAGTCAAGGGGTCTCGTAATTGGAAGTTGTTAATCATGTTTAAGAATGATGTctgaccctaaaaaaaaaaagaaaaaaaagaaagaatgctGCAGTCTAAATATATCCATCCCTCATCTATCGGAATAATGCTTCGCACACTTTCGTCTTCTACTTCATTTCTCAATCGTCAGCACATCATGGTGGTCAGTTGGTCACCACCGTCAGGAAAACTACAATTTAAACCTAACACCACCATTAAGATTCTTTAAGATATTGTCTTACTTTGATTGTCCGGtagattaatttgatataataagaTTAATCCatgaattaattatgtattGATTTCATATCGCAATCAGATTTGTTTTTAGTCTGATGACAATTTTGAAAGCTATTTGATTATAAGACAGAGCCCACTTCAAATTTGgtgtttttctccatttttaaaATAGCTCACCAACCATATATTTTAAGCGAACATATCCCAATctagcctctctttttttcccacaGTTGCCTTTcagattcttatttttttcatattgcaAGAACTAATAGCAAAGAAGTTCGAGGGTGTATAACTCAACTAGTCAGGTtctaagtttattttatataggtcattagttcgagttttataaatctCAGGGTTTTTAAAAgcttacatgattattaattttaaagctcgtgggattaatcgagtTGCGTGAAAATTAGCccgaacacccatattaataataagaagaaaaagccCAAActcgataataaaaataaattgcttCATTCTTGAAATGGGCTGCCTTAGCTTAAGCCTGAATTTGGTAGCAAGTCTACGACATTGTGGCAAGCCCATAGTTTAGTGAAGTTTTACGTTTTCTTTTAACAATGTCCTCTTTTAACCTTTCTCATCAGTCGTTTGTTGTTTACTGTGTAGATTACGAGTGATTTAAGcatttgttttcatatattttttttttttatgtttttgggtggtatataaataaaagataacgAAAAACGTGATTGACGtattttttaggaattcaataattttctaaaacatcttcttctttttctagtgGGTTgcgatttatatatatattggtattGAGGTGTATTATAACGTTAATATTGTATTAGGGCTATAATAgttaattaaaagtttatgaAGGGTTTGTGCTTATGAGCATTTAGTTTCAATTTATGTGAAATATTTTAGCTCTTTTTTcgttttacttttaaaatacttaaatagtGCCGAGTAACTGAAcccttaaaacaaaaatatggcAGTAGAATTATAGGCTTGGTATTCAAATTGCCATTGGATTTGCAGTGTGAAAGGttggaaattgaatttgattctACTAAAGCAATTCAATGTATCAAGAAGAATGCAATGCTTCACGTCCTTAATTGTTTTGATCCAGATTCTCAAAAATAATATGAAGAATTGCTTTAAAAGCTTGTCTGATTATGTGATTGAGGCTGCCAACAACTTATTCAATCTCATTtggttaataaaatataataattttgtatgattctattaaaaatgtttttttaatattaattaaaaaaaaactataatttataacttctctcaactttttttttttaaactataacgataaaaactatcataataTTAATCATACCTTATGCATACCTCTGAGGGAGGGCAAGGGTAATTTTTGGCTAAAATGTTAGCTAAGGTGGGAGCTACTCAAGAGAAAGCTATGGAGATGTTGAGTACTCTTCTTACTGGTATGGGcgtgttctttttctttttggtaacccggggtgtccgggccagcttacgcgcaccacaactaatccccggatccactgaacaccctgcaagcccagtaggcaggtaagacaccgcgggggtgacagacgtGCACGCTGAGGCTCGAACCCAGGTGACAGAGGCAAGGAAACCTTGCCTCTGCCGCTGGGCCACAAGCCTCGGTGCGGTATGAGTGTGTTCTTACAAGCATGGTAGAGTGTGTTTGGGTAAAAGgtgtggtgatttttttttaaaaaatacaatctttTTAAAGCACAAATCACATCTTCTAAAAGCAATAATACAtgcttttcattaaaaaaaagccaCCACACATCTCCTACCAAAACACACTATATCCGTGTTTAGTTTGTTTGAAGctgatttgtttattttattttttctacgtactaaaaaatatgaaccTTTGGAGTATAAATAACACGGGTTGTGGCATGATTTGGATAAAGCGACTCTAACGAATATTAATtcagaaactattttttaaaaataatttatgaaaaaaaattgaataaaagtatatttgataaaaaaaaaattgacaaagtaAGTTTTTTAAGTTACAAACTTgaacttttaaataaaacatttttttatttaattaaaaatattttattttttatcaaatatacttgtaaataaattatatctacTTGTAAATACATATCATTGTAGGAGTTGTTGGAACTATGTTCAAAACggtatttcattaaaatttaattcttattgtttttaattttttaatgttattgaatatttgtgattttataaataagtttttaaaaataaaaaaaatattattttaatataaaaaatactttaaatataaTCATTACCACATTCTATACAATGTAGCAATCACTTTTTCTCTGCGAGGTagacaactcaatattaaaggtgGCAGAGGTGAGATTTCTTGATGGCCATATTTGTGACGAGACCCACGACATGACAGTAAGGAATGATGCCTCTTGACAATGAAAACCAAACTTTCATAGCTATTTAATTTGGCATTATTTCCAAAGAAATAAATTGCAGTTGTT is a window encoding:
- the LOC18094168 gene encoding protein HAIKU1 — translated: MDNSKNRQSDHLGVNKIGKNIKKSPLHQPNFANNPNRQQPQPQVYNISKNDFRNIVQQLTGSPSQEPLPRPPNNPPKPQSMRLQKIRPPPLTPINRPHVPPPFPAPAVAPPPVPYHNAFVRPGMLPPPSQFGLPSPTMMPPLTPGDSGWANTAESPISAYMRYLQNSIIDPGSWGNQTQPPRQPYPPLPQGPGQIQPQHQPPSGGLLPNPHLPPVPTPGANGPVPYMPNLPSPRMNGPPLLPSPTSQFLLPSPTGYMSLLSPRSPYPLLPPGIQFRPLTPNFAFSPMAQSGVLGPGPQPPPSPGFFPLSPSGFFPFSSPRWRDQ